One genomic region from Kineobactrum salinum encodes:
- a CDS encoding CmpA/NrtA family ABC transporter substrate-binding protein gives MTIRSQLAPPERTALRLGFLRLSDSAPLIMARELGLYQKYGLQVDLLREVSWANVRDKLVSGDLDAAHMLAPLPLATALGAGGMRADMITALVLSLNGNAITVSPGLALEIAGRGGDPLQSARSTATALGRYLRETTPQPELTFATVHPFSCHTFQLRLWLQAGGIAPERDVRIIVLPPEQMVDSLARGIIDGYCVGEPWNSVAVQYGVGAVQVTGHQVWNNAIEKVLGVTAQWHKLHPGTHLRLRLALMEACTWLAHPANRVDTARILAQPEYLDMPRDQLLPSLTGQLQFVKGQPARELPEFHVFGRYQAGFPWRSHGEWLLQQTGAVLGKTLAPERIKALVQQTFRTDLYREAARYLDLPCPSGDYKPVNRHNSAWELEPGIELGPDMMLEEWL, from the coding sequence ATGACAATCCGTTCCCAGCTGGCGCCGCCGGAAAGAACGGCGCTGCGTCTGGGTTTCCTGCGCCTTAGCGACAGCGCGCCACTGATCATGGCCCGGGAGCTGGGGCTGTACCAGAAGTATGGTCTGCAGGTCGACTTGCTGCGGGAAGTATCCTGGGCCAATGTACGCGACAAGCTGGTGAGCGGAGACCTGGACGCGGCCCACATGTTGGCGCCGCTGCCGCTGGCCACCGCGCTCGGGGCGGGCGGCATGCGCGCGGACATGATCACGGCGCTGGTATTGAGCCTCAATGGCAACGCCATCACTGTCAGCCCGGGACTGGCGCTGGAAATTGCCGGCCGCGGGGGCGATCCGCTGCAATCGGCCCGCAGCACCGCCACGGCCCTGGGCCGCTACCTGCGCGAGACCACGCCGCAGCCGGAACTGACCTTCGCCACCGTCCACCCCTTCTCCTGTCACACCTTCCAGCTGCGCCTGTGGCTGCAGGCCGGGGGAATAGCGCCGGAACGGGATGTGCGCATCATTGTGTTGCCGCCGGAGCAGATGGTGGACAGCCTGGCCCGGGGCATCATCGACGGCTACTGTGTCGGTGAACCCTGGAATAGCGTCGCGGTGCAGTATGGTGTCGGCGCGGTGCAGGTCACCGGCCACCAGGTATGGAACAATGCTATCGAGAAAGTGCTGGGGGTGACGGCGCAGTGGCACAAGCTCCACCCCGGCACCCACCTGCGTCTGCGCCTGGCGCTGATGGAGGCCTGTACCTGGCTGGCCCATCCGGCCAATCGTGTCGATACAGCGCGGATTCTGGCGCAACCGGAATACCTGGATATGCCCCGCGACCAGTTACTGCCATCGCTGACCGGGCAACTCCAATTCGTCAAGGGACAGCCGGCTCGCGAGCTGCCGGAGTTTCATGTGTTCGGGCGCTACCAGGCGGGGTTTCCATGGCGCTCCCACGGCGAGTGGCTGCTGCAGCAGACCGGTGCGGTGTTGGGCAAGACGCTGGCCCCGGAGCGGATCAAGGCCCTGGTACAACAGACCTTTCGCACCGACCTGTATCGCGAGGCCGCGCGCTATCTGGACTTGCCGTGCCCCTCGGGAGATTACAAACCCGTCAACCGGCACAACTCGGCCTGGGAGCTGGAGCCCGGCATTGAACTGGGACCGGACATGATGCTGGAGGAGTGGCTTTGA
- a CDS encoding ANTAR domain-containing response regulator — translation MTAATTTAAPLRLILVDDNRERAAAVEACLALSGFAVLSVIPTASGLLFQMAQQEPDVVVIALDSPDRDVLESLSIASSHNPRPVVMFSEAGDQGFIGDAIRAGVTAYQAEDINPDRVRAVIDVAMAQFAAYKGLRQELDQTRAQLAERKLVEKAKGLLMTIHKVSEEEAYSTLRKLAMDQHQSLGATARGVITLLQQPKSARRRP, via the coding sequence GTGACAGCAGCTACGACAACAGCCGCACCTCTGCGGCTGATACTGGTGGACGACAACCGCGAGCGGGCAGCGGCCGTGGAGGCCTGCCTGGCGCTGTCGGGCTTTGCTGTGCTGTCGGTTATTCCGACCGCCTCGGGGCTGCTGTTTCAGATGGCGCAGCAAGAGCCTGATGTCGTGGTCATCGCCCTGGACTCCCCAGACCGCGACGTGTTGGAGAGCCTGAGCATTGCCTCCAGCCACAATCCACGTCCGGTGGTGATGTTCTCGGAGGCTGGCGATCAGGGATTTATCGGCGACGCCATCCGCGCCGGGGTAACCGCCTATCAGGCCGAGGATATCAATCCAGACCGGGTGAGGGCGGTGATCGATGTCGCGATGGCACAGTTCGCGGCCTACAAAGGCCTGCGCCAGGAGCTGGACCAGACCCGCGCCCAGTTGGCCGAGCGAAAACTGGTCGAGAAAGCCAAGGGGTTGTTGATGACCATACACAAGGTGAGCGAAGAAGAGGCCTACAGCACGCTCCGAAAACTGGCCATGGACCAGCACCAGAGCCTGGGCGCCACCGCCCGCGGGGTCATTACCCTGCTGCAGCAACCCAAGTCTGCCAGGAGGCGCCCATGA
- a CDS encoding alginate export family protein produces the protein MSLLRKPVPVLALLVSTSLANGADTEPSTPTEMISAGKLSLDLRYRYEHVDADGFGKEANASTLRSRLSFASGNYRGLEFLVEVDDVTVVGNDNYNSTRNGAARYPVVADPAGTEINQARLQYRLGAGSAAYGRQRILHGNQRFVGGVGWRQNEQTYDGFRTQWKSAGGLSLDYAYAYNINRIFGPADGAQPADLGGDNHLLRLDFPLHADHSLAGFAYLLDVDLHQGYPANLSLNNSSNTWGVEYRGKFGPVSARGSWAHQTDGGDSQLDYSARYYGIEFDGQIGGMKLLVGYEVLGSDNAVGFKTPLATLHAFQGWTDQFLVTPGDGIEDLYLGLSGAAGVVKLAATWHDFQAEDSNADFGTELDVVATWPVSTAWTLQAKYAEFFTDDASRYRDVRKLWFTVNLKL, from the coding sequence ATGTCATTGCTCCGCAAACCTGTTCCGGTCCTCGCCTTGCTTGTCTCCACCAGTCTCGCCAACGGCGCCGATACAGAGCCCTCCACGCCCACGGAGATGATCAGTGCCGGCAAGCTCAGTCTGGATTTGCGTTACCGCTACGAGCATGTCGATGCAGACGGCTTTGGCAAGGAGGCCAATGCCTCCACCTTGCGCTCGCGCCTGAGCTTTGCCTCCGGCAACTACCGGGGCCTGGAATTTCTGGTCGAGGTGGACGACGTCACTGTGGTCGGCAACGACAACTACAATTCGACCCGCAATGGCGCCGCCCGCTACCCGGTAGTGGCCGATCCGGCCGGCACCGAGATCAACCAGGCCCGGCTGCAATACCGGCTCGGTGCTGGCAGCGCGGCCTATGGCCGCCAGCGCATCCTCCACGGCAACCAGCGATTTGTCGGCGGCGTCGGCTGGCGCCAGAACGAACAGACCTACGATGGTTTCCGGACCCAGTGGAAGTCAGCCGGTGGCCTGTCCCTGGATTACGCCTATGCCTACAATATAAACCGGATTTTCGGCCCAGCGGACGGCGCCCAGCCCGCCGATTTGGGCGGCGACAACCACCTGCTGCGGCTGGACTTTCCACTGCATGCCGATCACAGCCTTGCCGGCTTTGCCTATCTGCTGGATGTCGACCTGCATCAGGGCTACCCCGCCAATCTGTCCCTCAATAACTCCTCGAACACCTGGGGTGTGGAGTACCGGGGCAAGTTCGGCCCGGTCAGCGCACGGGGTAGCTGGGCCCACCAGACGGACGGCGGCGACAGCCAACTGGACTACAGCGCCCGCTACTATGGTATCGAGTTCGATGGCCAGATTGGTGGCATGAAGCTGCTGGTGGGCTATGAGGTGCTGGGCAGTGACAACGCAGTGGGCTTCAAGACACCGCTGGCCACACTACACGCCTTCCAGGGCTGGACCGACCAGTTCCTGGTGACGCCGGGGGACGGTATCGAGGACCTGTACCTGGGTCTGTCGGGCGCCGCCGGGGTGGTCAAGCTGGCCGCTACCTGGCACGACTTCCAGGCCGAGGACAGCAACGCGGATTTCGGCACCGAGCTGGACGTGGTGGCCACCTGGCCTGTCAGTACGGCATGGACCTTGCAAGCAAAATATGCCGAGTTCTTCACCGATGATGCCAGCCGCTATCGCGATGTTCGCAAGCTCTGGTTTACGGTAAATCTCAAGTTGTGA
- a CDS encoding YceI family protein produces MPCRLTTILSLCVLLAVPGLARAQWELDNSRSSVDIISIKNNAVAEGHRFESLVGFVGAEGKVQVGIDLDSVETLIPIRNQRMREMLFDTARFPAANINAAIDPEILAVVAAGGVVTTDMEMSLSLHGRDATLTVPLVVSGEEGGLLRVLSARPVVVNATDFNLGQGIEALREVAGLDAIAGAVPVTFHLVFVPAGS; encoded by the coding sequence ATGCCCTGCAGGTTGACCACAATACTGTCCCTCTGTGTTTTGCTTGCTGTACCGGGCCTGGCCCGGGCACAGTGGGAGCTGGACAATAGCCGCTCCAGTGTGGACATCATTTCCATCAAGAACAACGCGGTGGCAGAAGGGCATCGTTTTGAATCGCTGGTGGGCTTTGTTGGCGCCGAAGGCAAGGTACAGGTCGGGATCGATCTGGACAGCGTGGAAACCCTGATCCCGATCCGTAACCAGCGCATGCGCGAAATGCTGTTCGATACGGCGCGGTTCCCGGCGGCCAACATCAATGCCGCAATCGACCCGGAGATACTCGCGGTGGTGGCGGCTGGTGGGGTGGTCACAACCGACATGGAAATGAGCCTGTCGCTGCATGGCCGCGATGCCACGCTGACGGTACCACTGGTGGTATCCGGGGAAGAGGGCGGCCTGTTGCGGGTACTGAGCGCGCGGCCGGTGGTCGTCAATGCCACGGACTTCAATCTGGGCCAGGGCATTGAGGCGCTGCGCGAAGTGGCGGGACTCGATGCCATAGCCGGCGCAGTGCCGGTGACCTTCCATCTGGTGTTCGTGCCGGCCGGGTCCTGA
- a CDS encoding cytochrome c3 family protein, with product MPAFPFALLLYGALLAPVTSAGQEPMFSGSESCAGCHTQQHTLWQGSHHDLAMQDATTDSVLGDFNDASFTHRGITTRFLRRDGQFLIRTAGEDGEIQEFPVRHVFGVDPLQQYLLPLSRGRLQAFDIAWDTRPAAAGGQRWFHLNPDEVGDHSDPLHWTGPYMNWNASCAECHSTNLEKNYDPATRSYDTRYSELDVGCEACHGPGREHQRLAVAGRLAESASAGFATELAQRGEWVFEASAPIARRRSTLNSNAQNDSCGRCHSRRATLGHYQYGRPLLDTHQLALPEAPLYYHDGQIRDEVFVYGSFVQSRMHRAGVVCSNCHEPHSLELRAEGNGVCAQCHRADVYDQQEHHHHPDTSAGALCANCHMPETTYMVVDPRRDHSIRIPRPDLSVVSGVPNACNQCHQERDADWALAALREWGVSFRDTATHPARALQGLAAGDHRAVPEVLALANDAAAAPIMRATALQALGRSGADNVAASAEPLLHSADPLLRLGAVRGLASLPLNQRYPLLAPLVADPVTTVRMAVAEALAAVPLAQIPEAQAEPLRRLFAEYSEIQRQLADMPGNQLQLAAFLQERGDSPAAEQAYREALELNPQLLTARLNLADLLRAQQREDEAANQLLQALQVAPDHGPSLHALGLLEIRRGNREQALAHLERAAAVEEQGVRHRYVYAIALHDSGQTQRAVATLQTLHRAAPANEEVLVALVQYSAELGQRQQAQNYARQLMELAPDNTAYRQLWQRLAAQP from the coding sequence ATGCCGGCATTCCCCTTTGCGTTATTGCTGTACGGTGCGCTGCTGGCGCCGGTGACCAGTGCCGGCCAGGAGCCCATGTTCAGCGGCAGCGAGAGCTGCGCTGGCTGCCACACCCAACAGCACACATTGTGGCAGGGTTCGCACCACGACCTGGCGATGCAGGACGCAACCACGGACTCAGTGCTCGGGGATTTCAACGACGCCAGCTTTACCCACCGTGGCATCACCACCCGCTTTTTGCGCAGGGATGGGCAGTTTCTGATCCGCACCGCCGGCGAGGACGGCGAGATACAGGAGTTTCCGGTGCGCCATGTGTTTGGCGTGGATCCGCTGCAACAATATCTGCTGCCCCTGTCCCGGGGTCGGCTGCAGGCCTTCGATATCGCCTGGGACACCAGACCCGCCGCCGCGGGCGGCCAGCGCTGGTTTCACCTGAATCCCGACGAGGTGGGCGATCACTCCGATCCGTTGCACTGGACCGGGCCCTACATGAACTGGAATGCCAGCTGTGCCGAATGCCACAGCACGAATCTGGAAAAGAACTACGATCCCGCAACGCGCAGCTACGACACCCGCTACAGCGAGCTGGACGTCGGCTGCGAAGCCTGCCACGGACCCGGCCGGGAGCACCAGCGGCTGGCCGTGGCAGGGCGGCTGGCAGAGAGTGCCAGCGCCGGCTTTGCAACTGAGCTTGCCCAACGCGGTGAATGGGTCTTTGAGGCGAGCGCGCCCATTGCCCGGCGCCGGTCCACGCTGAACTCCAATGCCCAGAACGACAGCTGCGGGCGCTGCCACTCCCGGCGCGCCACGCTGGGTCACTACCAGTACGGCCGGCCCCTGCTGGATACCCATCAATTGGCACTGCCTGAGGCACCGCTGTATTACCACGATGGCCAGATCCGCGACGAGGTCTTTGTCTACGGTTCCTTTGTGCAGAGCCGCATGCATCGGGCCGGCGTGGTCTGCAGCAATTGCCACGAGCCTCACAGCCTGGAGTTGCGGGCCGAGGGCAATGGGGTCTGCGCCCAGTGTCACCGTGCCGATGTCTATGACCAACAGGAGCATCACCATCACCCGGATACTTCCGCTGGCGCCCTCTGCGCGAACTGCCACATGCCGGAAACCACCTATATGGTAGTGGACCCGCGGCGGGACCACAGCATACGCATACCTCGGCCCGACCTGTCGGTAGTGAGCGGCGTCCCCAATGCCTGCAACCAGTGTCACCAGGAGCGCGATGCGGACTGGGCCCTGGCCGCGCTGCGCGAGTGGGGCGTGAGCTTCCGGGATACCGCCACGCACCCGGCGCGAGCGCTGCAGGGGCTGGCCGCGGGCGACCACCGGGCCGTCCCCGAGGTGCTGGCACTCGCGAATGACGCCGCCGCGGCTCCCATCATGCGGGCCACGGCACTGCAGGCACTGGGTCGCTCCGGGGCCGACAATGTCGCCGCCAGTGCCGAGCCACTGCTACACTCCGCGGATCCCCTGCTGCGCCTGGGTGCGGTCCGTGGCCTCGCCAGCCTGCCTCTGAACCAGCGCTACCCGCTGCTTGCCCCCCTCGTCGCGGACCCGGTTACCACGGTGCGCATGGCAGTGGCCGAGGCTCTCGCGGCGGTGCCGCTGGCGCAAATACCGGAGGCCCAGGCCGAGCCCCTGCGGCGCCTGTTTGCGGAATACAGCGAGATCCAGCGGCAACTTGCCGACATGCCGGGCAACCAACTGCAACTGGCCGCCTTCCTGCAGGAGCGCGGTGACTCACCGGCCGCCGAGCAGGCCTACCGGGAGGCACTGGAACTGAACCCGCAGCTGCTGACGGCGCGCTTGAACCTGGCCGATCTGCTGCGCGCACAACAACGTGAAGATGAAGCCGCGAATCAGTTGCTGCAGGCCCTGCAGGTGGCGCCCGACCACGGCCCGAGCCTGCACGCGCTCGGGCTCCTTGAGATCCGCCGCGGCAATCGCGAACAGGCCCTGGCTCATCTGGAGCGGGCAGCGGCAGTGGAAGAACAGGGGGTCAGGCACCGCTATGTCTACGCGATCGCGCTGCACGATAGCGGCCAGACGCAGCGGGCAGTGGCAACACTGCAAACGCTGCACCGCGCCGCCCCCGCCAACGAGGAGGTGCTAGTGGCGCTGGTCCAGTACAGCGCCGAACTGGGACAGCGGCAGCAGGCGCAAAACTACGCCCGGCAGCTGATGGAACTGGCGCCGGACAACACTGCCTATCGGCAACTGTGGCAGAGACTGGCGGCCCAGCCCTGA
- a CDS encoding MJ1255/VC2487 family glycosyltransferase — protein sequence MKILYGVQATGQGHISRARAMAVALRRLDVQVSWLFSGRSRQQLFDMEPFGDFQHRRGLTFVTRGGRISYRRTLGENHLPGFLRDVRELALDGYDAIVTDFEPVTAWAGRRAGIPTIGIGHQYAFGGTTPTENGHWLARRIMHQFAPASLALGLHWHPYADNVLPPILDLPDIPRQQGDHILVYLPFEDQREVSRWLQQFPAQRFRQYSPGLACADHANVSTRPPGTAAFKRDLASSAGVICNSGFELISECLQWRKPVLTRPLRGQLEQLSNARALTQLGYATVMHELCAASLEHWLAHRPGPPALHFPDVAARLARWLADGAQQSPARLCQQLWQPRPDPAAGVGGSWRAPFQAQLASASKLSIRPG from the coding sequence GTGAAAATTCTCTACGGTGTGCAGGCCACGGGCCAGGGCCACATCAGTCGCGCCCGGGCGATGGCGGTGGCACTGCGGCGGCTGGATGTTCAGGTCAGCTGGCTGTTCTCCGGACGCTCCCGGCAGCAGCTGTTCGACATGGAACCGTTTGGCGACTTCCAGCATCGCCGGGGCCTGACCTTCGTGACCCGGGGCGGCCGGATCAGCTACCGGCGCACCCTCGGCGAAAACCACCTGCCCGGTTTCCTGCGCGATGTTAGGGAACTGGCGCTCGACGGCTACGATGCCATTGTCACCGATTTCGAACCGGTAACTGCCTGGGCCGGACGACGAGCGGGGATACCCACCATCGGCATCGGCCACCAATATGCCTTTGGTGGCACCACCCCGACCGAGAATGGACACTGGTTGGCACGCCGGATCATGCACCAGTTCGCACCCGCCTCTCTGGCCCTGGGACTGCATTGGCACCCCTACGCGGACAATGTGCTGCCGCCCATCCTGGATCTACCGGACATCCCCCGACAACAGGGCGACCACATCCTGGTCTACCTGCCCTTCGAGGACCAGCGAGAGGTTAGCCGCTGGTTGCAGCAGTTCCCGGCCCAGCGCTTTCGCCAGTATTCGCCGGGCCTGGCTTGCGCCGATCATGCCAACGTCAGTACCCGGCCCCCCGGCACGGCTGCGTTCAAGCGGGATCTGGCCAGCAGTGCCGGGGTGATCTGCAACAGCGGCTTTGAGTTGATCAGCGAGTGCCTGCAGTGGCGCAAACCGGTACTGACCCGGCCGTTGCGTGGTCAGCTGGAACAACTGTCCAATGCGCGCGCCCTGACGCAACTGGGCTATGCCACCGTAATGCACGAGCTCTGCGCCGCGTCGCTGGAACACTGGCTGGCACACAGGCCGGGCCCGCCAGCATTGCACTTTCCCGACGTGGCAGCGCGGCTGGCCCGCTGGCTGGCAGACGGCGCCCAGCAAAGCCCGGCGCGGTTGTGCCAACAGTTGTGGCAGCCGCGGCCCGACCCGGCGGCAGGTGTCGGGGGGAGTTGGCGCGCCCCGTTTCAGGCGCAACTGGCAAGCGCCAGCAAATTGAGCATCCGCCCCGGATAG
- a CDS encoding phosphatase PAP2 family protein, translating into MKTLSAIHRLDLQLLARIFSQGERRMVRPLARAFSRSGDGYLHLLIPVLLWQLESPLLASFVTVLGLALAAERCLYWCLKNSLKRRRPQEAVPGFRSLVVAADQFSFPSGHSSAAFLLATTLVLIYGGPVVIMFLWACGVALSRVLLGVHFPGDTVAGGLMGTSIALSCAALAGVL; encoded by the coding sequence ATGAAGACGCTCTCTGCGATCCACAGACTCGACCTTCAACTGCTTGCCAGAATTTTCTCACAGGGCGAGCGCCGCATGGTACGGCCGCTGGCCCGTGCCTTTTCCCGTTCCGGTGACGGCTATCTGCATCTGTTGATTCCAGTGCTGTTGTGGCAGCTGGAGTCGCCTCTGCTGGCATCCTTTGTAACTGTGCTGGGGCTGGCGCTGGCGGCTGAGCGCTGTCTCTACTGGTGCCTGAAGAACAGTCTCAAACGACGGCGCCCGCAGGAGGCGGTACCGGGCTTTCGCAGCCTGGTGGTCGCCGCCGACCAGTTCAGTTTTCCCTCCGGGCACAGCTCGGCCGCCTTCCTGCTCGCCACCACACTGGTGCTGATTTACGGCGGGCCGGTCGTAATAATGTTTCTGTGGGCCTGCGGAGTGGCCCTGTCGCGGGTACTGCTGGGTGTGCACTTTCCCGGCGACACTGTCGCCGGGGGACTTATGGGCACCAGTATTGCACTATCCTGCGCGGCACTGGCAGGGGTGCTGTGA
- a CDS encoding glutamine amidotransferase-related protein — MKLGILKTDAVRPEWVPEFGEYPDMFVALLGQLDPELEFAVYDVEEGQYPADIDEVDAYLITGSKSSVYEDRAWIARLMDFVRELHRRRKKLVGICFGHQLIAQALGGRTEKSARGWGVGLHTHRFVHLPAWHDQGEAEFAVLVSHQDQVVENADGAEVLASSEFCENAVTRIDDHMLSFQGHPEFVPEYSREIMGYRREQLGEQTYAAGLASLAREPESERIGRWILAFLRA; from the coding sequence TTGAAGCTGGGTATCCTGAAAACAGATGCTGTACGTCCGGAATGGGTGCCGGAATTCGGTGAGTATCCCGACATGTTCGTGGCCCTGCTGGGGCAGCTGGACCCGGAGTTGGAGTTCGCGGTTTACGATGTGGAAGAGGGACAATATCCGGCGGACATTGACGAGGTGGATGCCTACCTGATCACCGGCAGCAAGAGCAGCGTGTACGAGGACAGGGCCTGGATCGCCAGGCTGATGGACTTTGTGCGGGAGCTGCATCGCCGCCGCAAGAAGCTGGTCGGGATCTGTTTTGGCCATCAGTTGATCGCCCAGGCTCTGGGCGGCCGGACAGAAAAGTCAGCCAGGGGCTGGGGGGTGGGGCTGCATACCCATCGTTTTGTTCACCTGCCTGCCTGGCACGACCAGGGCGAGGCCGAATTCGCGGTGCTGGTCAGCCACCAGGATCAGGTGGTGGAAAATGCCGATGGGGCGGAGGTGCTGGCCAGCAGCGAATTCTGTGAAAACGCCGTGACCAGGATCGACGATCACATGCTGTCCTTCCAGGGGCATCCGGAATTTGTGCCGGAGTACTCCCGAGAGATCATGGGCTATCGCCGCGAACAGCTGGGCGAGCAGACCTATGCCGCCGGGCTGGCCTCGCTGGCGCGGGAGCCCGAGAGCGAGCGCATCGGGCGCTGGATTCTCGCTTTCCTTCGCGCCTGA
- a CDS encoding VOC family protein → MKYLHTMVRASDLEASLDFYCNKLGLVEVRRHESEGGRFTLVYLAAPDDVASAEQGDSPLLEITWNWDPESYDGGRNFGHLAYRVDDIYACCQRLLNAGVTINRPPRDGHMAFIRSPDGISIELLQQDGALPPQEPWASMPNTGSW, encoded by the coding sequence ATGAAATACCTGCACACCATGGTCCGCGCCAGTGATCTAGAGGCCTCGCTGGACTTCTACTGCAATAAACTGGGGCTGGTGGAGGTGCGCCGTCACGAAAGCGAAGGCGGCCGCTTCACGCTGGTCTACCTGGCCGCGCCGGACGATGTCGCCAGCGCCGAACAGGGCGACAGCCCATTGCTGGAAATTACCTGGAACTGGGATCCGGAGTCCTACGACGGCGGCCGCAACTTCGGCCACCTGGCCTACCGGGTGGACGACATCTACGCCTGCTGCCAGCGTCTGCTGAATGCCGGTGTAACCATCAACCGGCCACCCCGCGACGGCCACATGGCATTCATCCGCTCGCCGGACGGCATTTCCATCGAATTGCTGCAGCAGGACGGCGCCCTGCCACCGCAGGAACCGTGGGCCTCAATGCCCAATACCGGCAGCTGGTGA
- the rdgC gene encoding recombination-associated protein RdgC: MWFKNVRAYRLTSPFDLSPEQLGEQLAQRLYTPCTATQPLSMGWVPALGEPTTELVHPVNGRFLLRLRREEKLLPSTVVREQLQEKVEAIEEQQGRKVYRKERLTLQDEIVLNCLPRAFSRSSYVYAYIDTRANWIFVDASSANRAEEFLNLLRECIGSFPVVLPQVNNAPTATMTGWLAHQSLPADFALGEECELREPGDEGGVVRCRGVDLLGEEVEAHLNAGKEVARLSLSWEERLSLVLAEDLCLRRLKFSDELMKENADLPEADQAARLDADFALMSDAVTKLQQRVMELFGGEAE; encoded by the coding sequence ATGTGGTTCAAGAATGTCCGGGCCTATCGCCTGACCAGTCCGTTCGACCTGTCACCGGAGCAGTTGGGGGAGCAGCTCGCCCAGCGCCTCTATACCCCCTGCACCGCGACGCAGCCGCTTTCCATGGGCTGGGTGCCGGCCCTTGGCGAGCCCACCACCGAGCTGGTGCATCCGGTCAATGGCCGCTTCCTGCTGCGGCTGCGGCGGGAGGAGAAACTGCTGCCCTCCACCGTGGTGCGGGAGCAGTTGCAGGAAAAAGTCGAGGCGATCGAGGAGCAGCAGGGCCGCAAGGTCTATCGCAAGGAGCGCCTTACACTGCAGGACGAGATCGTGCTGAACTGTCTGCCGCGGGCCTTCAGCCGCTCATCCTATGTCTACGCCTACATCGACACCCGCGCCAACTGGATCTTCGTCGACGCCTCCAGCGCCAACCGGGCAGAGGAATTCCTGAACCTGCTGCGCGAATGCATCGGCAGTTTCCCGGTGGTGCTGCCCCAGGTCAACAATGCCCCCACCGCGACGATGACGGGGTGGCTGGCCCACCAGAGTCTGCCTGCGGACTTTGCCCTGGGGGAGGAGTGCGAGCTGCGCGAACCCGGCGATGAGGGTGGTGTAGTGCGCTGCCGCGGCGTTGATTTGTTGGGAGAAGAGGTGGAGGCTCACCTCAATGCCGGCAAGGAGGTAGCGCGCCTGTCGCTGTCCTGGGAGGAGCGCCTGTCGCTGGTGCTGGCGGAAGACCTGTGCCTGCGCCGGCTGAAATTTTCGGATGAACTGATGAAGGAGAACGCCGACCTGCCCGAAGCCGACCAGGCGGCCCGCCTGGACGCAGATTTTGCGCTGATGTCCGATGCGGTGACCAAGCTCCAGCAACGGGTCATGGAACTGTTTGGCGGCGAGGCGGAGTAG